Part of the Sphaerodactylus townsendi isolate TG3544 unplaced genomic scaffold, MPM_Stown_v2.3 scaffold_674, whole genome shotgun sequence genome is shown below.
GAGGGCAGGGCCCAACAACGGGCGGGCTAGGTGGGTGGCCCAGGTAGGCGCTGTGGCGCCTGCCTGAGCTGCCGGCCACCTCCCCCATGGCCTCCCTgtgtcagactcttgaacgtggaaatagcagagactgtaggaaagtccaaaagcagtttattccaggtgacacaaagagtaacaatgtatagcaggatctgagctagctcatttaatccccccccccccgtttcgccccacaccaaatgtccattacagtttctactataaagctacaaaggacctgggaacctttcacacctctttgaggatgggctggcgccaggagattgctaacaggagattgctaggaagggaagagggaaacaggaaaacaattgcaaatcacacacagttagacatcaagatactgacaggcatggtcctgccaccctgcaggcttgcaaaggtaagtggaACGTGGGTGGGTGAGAGGAATGTGTGGGGGCAGCGTCCAGAGCAAGTTTTGCCCCCGCTTGCCATTTCTCCCCGTTATGCCTCTGggttcagtgtaaggcagctgaGCATGTTCGTGGTTTCCACCCTGTGCTGTGAGCACCTTTGAGCGGGCCAGTGGGAGAGGGGAGAATAGAATGGGCTTTTAACAGCTGATGGGCTGATGCGCCGTGGTCTGTTTCGCTGCGCCGGCCTCTGACCTGtttcctgctttttctccccAGGGCTTCATGTTGCTCAGCACTGCGGATGCTCAGTCACAGCTGACATCAGAGCACAATGCCATAAGCCCCTCCTCTGGCACCTACAGCCACTTTGACCGGGCCACGAACAGGGAACTGATTTGTGACAAATGCCCCGCTGGAACGTTCGTGTCTAAGCACTGCACCAACACGACCTTACGAGAGTGCAGCGACTGCCCCGGTGGGACTTTTACCAAGCACAAGAATGGGATCGAGAGATGCCACCCCTGTAGGAAGCCCTGTCAGCGGCTGATGGTCGAGAGGACACCTTGCAGGGCGTGGGCCGACCGCGAATGCTCCTGCCCGCCTGGCCGCTTCCTAGCCAGTGACACTTGCAACCTTTACTCCGAGTGCCCTGTCGGCTGGGGCTTGAAAAAGAAAGGCACCGACACGGAAGATGTCCGGTGTAAGCCGTGCCCTCCCGGCACTTTCTCTGATGTGCCTTCCAGCGTCCTGAGATGCAGAGCCTTCACAGACTGTTCCAAAAAGAACAGGGTGGTGCTGAAGCCAGGAACGAGAGAGACAGACAACATCTGTGGCCTTCCGCCCTCTCTCCTGAATGCTGCTGGGCTTTCCTCCGGTCCGGAAGAGGAAAAGGAGCCTCCGAAAGCTGCTTctacgacttctcctccaaaaggTAAATAGAAAACGCCGCCGAGCATTTGTATcggaggcagaggcgtatcggggggagtggcgcccggggacaacaccttctccccTGTGCCTCCCGCACtcaggagtggggcttggggcggGGCCTGGGGCAG
Proteins encoded:
- the TNFRSF21 gene encoding tumor necrosis factor receptor superfamily member 21 — protein: MLLSTADAQSQLTSEHNAISPSSGTYSHFDRATNRELICDKCPAGTFVSKHCTNTTLRECSDCPGGTFTKHKNGIERCHPCRKPCQRLMVERTPCRAWADRECSCPPGRFLASDTCNLYSECPVGWGLKKKGTDTEDVRCKPCPPGTFSDVPSSVLRCRAFTDCSKKNRVVLKPGTRETDNICGLPPSLLNAAGLSSGPEEEKEPPKAASTTSPPKGVNFSASNFSATPAPNLYTNAMEPMGPSNATSKNESVVENATSPEYPRPMNHQQAHYHKHATSILKIHPSLEMSGGAKSSIPYKPPKRGPPRQAAHKHFDINEHLPWMIVLLLLLVLVVIVVCSVRKSSRTLKKGPRQDPSLIVEKSVVKKSSVPALNREKWIYNCNGHGE